The following is a genomic window from Pseudomonas sp. FP2335.
ACGTTGAAGTTGGGCGAACAGGACAAGGCCAGGTATGTGGCAATTGGTGAGTCCGATCGGCTGACGTTGCGGTTCGTCAAGCCAGCCAAATAAACCTATTTGAAGTGCATTCCAACTGTGGGAACGGGCTTGCTCACGAATGCGGTGTACCAGTCACCTGATATGTCGGCTGAAACACCGCATTCGCGAGCAAGCCCGCTCCCACAGTTTTGCCTCATTGGGCTTGAAAGCTAATCGTCAGCCGTGGGGTCCATGTCGGGGAACATCACTTCGATAAATCCGAACTTGCTGAAATCGGTAATCCGCGACGGGTACAACCGGCCGATCAAGTGGTCGCATTCATGCTGCACCACCCGCGCATGAAACCCGTCGGCAACCCGTACGATCGGCTCGCCCTTGGGGTCGAAACCCTCGTAGCGAATCTGCTGGTAACGGTTCACCGCACCACGCAAGCCGGGCACGGACAGGCAGCCTTCATACCCCTCCTCCAACACCGGACTGAGCGGCGTGATCAACGGGTTGATCAGGATGGTCTGCGGCACCGGCGGCGCGTCCGGGTAGCGTTCGCTGGCCTCGAAACCAAAGATCACCAGTTGCAGGTCAACGCCGATCTGCGGGGCGGCCAGGCCGACACCACCGACGTGCTCCATGGTCTGGAACATGTCGTCGATCAATTGCCACAGCTCGGGGCTGTCGAACATCTCCGGCGGCACCGGTGGCGCGATACGCAGCAGGCGCTCGTCGCCCATTTTCAGGATTTCACGGATCATCGATCAGACTTCATCAGTAGTGGGCTTGGAATGGTCCCGGCCGAGGCCGGAGACATGCTGTTTTTCATGGGCTGGCTGGTCGAAATCCTTCGCGCCAGGCTCCTTGCCTTCAGCCGACATGTGTTCGATTACGGCATTCATCTCTGCCCCCAGCAGCAGCACGGCGGCGGAAATGTAGAAATACAGGAGCAGCACGATGATCGCACCGATGCTGCCGTACATGGCGTTGTAGTCGGCAAACGTCTTGACGTAGTAGCCAAAGCCCAGGGACGCGACAATCCACACTACCACCGCCAATACCGAGCCTGGGGTGATGAAGCGGAATTTCTGTTTTACGTCGGGCATCACGTAGTACATGAGGGCCACGGCGAACATCAGCAGGATCACGATCAGCGGCCAGCGCAGGATGGTCCACAGGGTGACCACGAACTCCTGCATGCCGATCTGGCCCGCCACCCATTCCATCACTTGTGGGCCGAGCACCATCAGCGCCGCAGCGGCCAGCAGCATGCCGGCAATGCCGACGGTGTAGAAAATCGACAGCGGAAAACGCTTCCAGATCGGCCGGCCTTCGACGACGTCGTAGGCGGCGTTCATTGCGCTCATCATCAGGCGCACACCCGCTGAAGCGGTCCACAGCGCAATCACGATACCCACCGACAGCAGCCCACCCTTGGATTGCTGCAGCTGGTCGATCACCGGGTTGACCTGCTCCAGGGCTTGGGGCGGCAATACCAGCT
Proteins encoded in this region:
- the def gene encoding peptide deformylase; this translates as MIREILKMGDERLLRIAPPVPPEMFDSPELWQLIDDMFQTMEHVGGVGLAAPQIGVDLQLVIFGFEASERYPDAPPVPQTILINPLITPLSPVLEEGYEGCLSVPGLRGAVNRYQQIRYEGFDPKGEPIVRVADGFHARVVQHECDHLIGRLYPSRITDFSKFGFIEVMFPDMDPTADD
- a CDS encoding YihY/virulence factor BrkB family protein gives rise to the protein MIFPVLDGLKLHKVLVRTVKEFVDDEMSTYASALAYQMLFSLFPFLLFLIALIGFLHLPDFFTWLRLQSELVLPPQALEQVNPVIDQLQQSKGGLLSVGIVIALWTASAGVRLMMSAMNAAYDVVEGRPIWKRFPLSIFYTVGIAGMLLAAAALMVLGPQVMEWVAGQIGMQEFVVTLWTILRWPLIVILLMFAVALMYYVMPDVKQKFRFITPGSVLAVVVWIVASLGFGYYVKTFADYNAMYGSIGAIIVLLLYFYISAAVLLLGAEMNAVIEHMSAEGKEPGAKDFDQPAHEKQHVSGLGRDHSKPTTDEV